The Martelella endophytica genome contains the following window.
CGGCGATCTGCCTTATGATCCTGGCGAGACGCCGGAACTGCATTTCCCTTACGAGGGCCTGACGATCGACGAGCTCAACGCGGTCACCCAGAGCGGCAATCGCAAGATGGTGCGCAAGGGCGACTTCAAGCTGAATTTCGACGTGATGGGGAATGCCTCGCTTCACGATCTCAGCAAGGACCCCGGAGAGCTGGCAAACCTCTACGACGACCCCGGCCACGCGGATGTGAAGGCCGACATGCTGGCAACGCTGCTTTCGTGGTCGATCCGCACCGAAGACAGCCTGCCACGCGCCAGATATGTCGCCAAACCCGCTCCGCACGGCTGGTACTGGCGCGACGACAAACATGAAGGGACAAGCCGATGACCGCCATCAGCCTGAAGAACATTTCCAAGTCCTACGGCTCGCTGGAAGTGATCAGTGATATCAACCTGGATATTCAGGAAGGCGAGTTTGTCGTCTTCGTCGGTCCGTCAGGCTGCGGGAAATCGACCCTGCTTCGGATGATCGCCGGTCTCGAGGGCATCAATTCCGGTGATCTCGTCATCTCCGGCAAGCGGGCGAACGATGTGCCGCCTGCGGAGCGCGGCATTGCCATGGTGTTCCAATCCTACGCGCTCTATCCGCACATGAACGTCTACGACAACCTCGCTTTCAGCCTGAAGATCGCCCGCGTGGACAAGGCGGAGATCGACCGGAGGGTCCGGGTTGCCGCCGAAATGCTGCAGCTCGGCCCCTATCTCAAGCGCCGCCCGCGCCAGCTCTCGGGCGGTCAACGCCAGCGCGTGGCGATCGGCCGCGCCATCGTGCGTGAGGCCGGCGTCTTCCTCTTCGACGAGCCGCTGTCGAACCTCGACGCAGCGCTCCGGGTTGCGACCCGCATCGAAATCGCCCGGTTGAAGGAGCGGCTCGCCGATACCACGATGATCTATGTGACCCACGACCAGGTGGAAGCGATGACACTTGCCGACCGCATCGTCGTCATCAACCACGGCCATATCGAACAGGTGGGACGTCCGGTGGAGCTTTACGATAGGCCGAAGAACCTGTTCGTCGCCGGCTTTATCGGCTCGCCGGCCATGAACTTTCTGCCGGCCGAAATTTCGTTCGCCGGTGAAGAGGCAGCACTTTCGATCAATGGCAGGCCGCTTCCGAAGACCGGCTTCGCTTCGGGAGGCCGCAGCGGCAGCATTACCGGAATGCTCGGCATAAGGCCGGAGCATCTCTATCCTGCCGATGAAGCCGAGGCTTTGATCTCCGCACCCGTGGAGTTGGTGGAGCATCTTGGCGAGGTGACGATCGCACACCTGAAATTTGCCGACGAGATCACCATCATCGTCAAGTTCGACCGGACTCGCGATCTCCAGAAGGGCGAGGTGCTGCATCTCGCGGCCGCCGCCGCCGACCTGCATGCTTTCGACGACCAGGGGGAAGCACTAGGACGGCCAACCACAAAAGAGCCCTGACGATCTTGCGGGGGAGGCGCGTTGTCTCCCCCTTTTACTGCTGGCTTCCTATGACATTGAGCTTTCAGCTTGGCATCCGCAATTGATTCTCTTCAAAAGCAGCTTTTGCCGAAAGATGAATGGCTAGTTTCATCCGTGCGGCGTGAACGTTGAATGACCGAAATGGGGCGCCTTGAGGGCGGACAGAAACGGGCCCGAAAGCCGCCATTGAGAGAGCCGGTCCTCGGTCTGCCAAAAAGG
Protein-coding sequences here:
- a CDS encoding ABC transporter ATP-binding protein yields the protein MTAISLKNISKSYGSLEVISDINLDIQEGEFVVFVGPSGCGKSTLLRMIAGLEGINSGDLVISGKRANDVPPAERGIAMVFQSYALYPHMNVYDNLAFSLKIARVDKAEIDRRVRVAAEMLQLGPYLKRRPRQLSGGQRQRVAIGRAIVREAGVFLFDEPLSNLDAALRVATRIEIARLKERLADTTMIYVTHDQVEAMTLADRIVVINHGHIEQVGRPVELYDRPKNLFVAGFIGSPAMNFLPAEISFAGEEAALSINGRPLPKTGFASGGRSGSITGMLGIRPEHLYPADEAEALISAPVELVEHLGEVTIAHLKFADEITIIVKFDRTRDLQKGEVLHLAAAAADLHAFDDQGEALGRPTTKEP